In the Wyeomyia smithii strain HCP4-BCI-WySm-NY-G18 chromosome 2, ASM2978416v1, whole genome shotgun sequence genome, one interval contains:
- the LOC129725948 gene encoding general transcription factor IIH subunit 2: MAEEDETKEYRWETGYEKTWEAIKEDDDGLVEGSVAEIIQKAKRKRQAMKKGYSKLGMMRHLYIILDCSEAMTVPDLKPTRFVCTLKLLEMFIEEFFDQNPISQLGVIAMKAKRAEKISELAGSCRKHIKAVNNLSKIALTGEPSLQNGLELALKTLKMVPSHASREVLVVMGSLTTCDPTDIHITIDALKSEGIRCSVVSLSAEVRVCKFLSTETGGVYGAVLDDAHFKDQLLQHIDPPQAGSQQECSMIKMGFPHGKTESGKDPLLTMCMCHIDSADEPAKLTSGGYHCPQCYSKYCELPVECASCGLTLASAPHLARSYHHLFPVPPFQELQYQQQANICYGCQKLFNESVDKTIYRCNACEQTFCIDCDIFIHETMHSCVGCTTIPASVQALHARKPVAPPHSLSIL; encoded by the exons ATGGCAGAAGAAGACGAGACCAAGGAATATCGTTGGGAAACGGGTTACGAAAAAACATG GGAAGCAATCAAGGAGGACGACGATGGTCTGGTGGAAGGCTCCGTAGCCGAGATCATCCAGAAAGCCAAGCGCAAACGGCAAGCAATGAAGAAAGGATACAGCAAACTAGGTATGATGCGGCATCTGTACATCATACTGGATTGCTCCGAGGCAATGACGGTTCCGGACTTGAAGCCAACCAGATTCGTTTGTACCCTTAAACTGCTGGAGATGTTTATAGAGGAGTTTTTCGATCAGAACCCTATTTCGCAACTAGGCGTTATAGCAATGAAGGCAAAACGAGCAGAAAAGATTTCTGAACTGGCCGGCAGCTGTCGAAAGCACATCAAGGCAGTTAACAATTTAAGTAAGATTGCATTGACCGGTGAGCCTTCACTTCAAAATGGCCTGGAGCTAGCATTAAAAACTTTGAAGATGGTTCCATCTCATGCTAGTCGTGAAGTTTTAGTTGTGATGGGTAGCTTGACAACATGTGACCCAACAGATATTCACATCACTATAGATGCATTGAAATCCGAAGGAATTCGCTGTTCGGTGGTCAGTTTGTCGGCAGAGGTTCGTGTATGCAAATTCCTCAGTACTGAGACAGGTGGTGTATACGGTGCTGTTTTGGATGATGCACATTTTAAAGATCAATTGCTGCAGCACATTGATCCCCCACAGGCTGGGAGTCAGCAGGAATGTTCGATGATTAAAATGGGATTCCCGCACGGAAAAACCGAATCAGGCAAGGATCCACTTTTAACCATGTGCATGTGTCACATCGATAGTGCGGACGAACCGGCAAAGCTCACATCCGGTGGATATCACTGTCCGCAGTGTTACAGCAAATATTGCGAGCTTCCAGTAGAATGTGCCTCTTGTGGATTAACACTAGCGTCAGCTCCTCATCTGGCTCGATCCTACCATCACTTATTCCCAGTTCCTCCGTTCCAAGAACTGCAATATCAACAGCAGGCCAACATATGCTATGGGTGCCAGAAACTGTTCAATGAAAGTGTCGATAAGACAATCTATCGATGCAACGCTTGCGAACAAACGTTTTGCATCGATTGTGACATTTTTATTCACGAGACGATGCACTCATGCGTCGGTTGCACGACGATACCCGCTTCGGTACAGGCTCTGCATGCTCGTAAGCCGGTTGCTCCACCACACAGTCTATCGAtactttaa